The nucleotide window ATCACAGATCTCATGTTTTTGTCGTACTTTAGGCCGGAAATGTCATTTATGATATCCACGCCACGCTCCAAGGCAGCACTTGCTACTGCGGATCTGCATGTATCAACTGAAATCGGCAGGTTTGTTGCCTTTTGTATTTGTTTTATTGCGTAAATTATTCGATTAGACTCTTCTTTTTCCGATATCATTGTGGATAGGTATGGTGCAGTGGACATTCCACCCACATCAATAAAATCAGCTCCATCTTGTTCTATTTGTTGTGCTGCATCATAGATCTGGGTTCCTTTTTTGATTGATTTTTTGTAAAATGATTCTGGACTGGTGTTGATTATCCCCATTATTCGAACAGGGTTTTGCCCCCCAACACGTACTGGACCTAGTTTGTTCACATCATTTATGATAAAGCATGCTAATTTTAGAGTTGATGATTACAGGCTGGAATTCAAAATATAGAAAAATCATACAGGAATTTGGCTACAAAATACAAGATGACCGTAAAGCGGCGGTAATGTTGAATTCTATATTGCACAGACAATTTTCTGCTCAGAAATTAAAAAAAACTATACAAGGTAAGCCAATATTTGTTGTTGGATCTGGGCCGTCATTAAAGTCGGCATTACCCGCACTCAAAAAACACAAAGACGTGATCAAAATTTGTGCAGATACCGCACTTTCATTTCTAGTCAAAAATGGAATCAAGCCCCACATAATAATCACAGATCTTGATGGAGACGCAGATTTGATAAAAAAGATCAGCAAGACTAGTGTAATAATAGTTCATGCTCACGGAGATAACATAACAAAGCTAGAGACAGTAAGAGATTTTAAAAATTGCATTGGAACCACACAAACTGAGAAAATCGGCAAGATTGAGAATTTTGGAGGATTCACAGACGGTGACAGATGCGTATTTTTGGCAAATCACTTTGGAGCATCAAGGATATTCCTATTTGGGATGGATTTTGGACCAAAGATAGGGGTACATTCCAAGACAAAAAAGTCTGAGCGAAAGATAAAGCTCAAAAAATTAGAATATGCAGAGATGTTATTGGAGTGGCTTGCAAAAAAAACAAGATCAGAACTATACACATTATCAAAGCCACCAAAAGGTTTCAAGAGGATTAATTACAAGGAACTAGAGATTTACGCTTCTAGCTAGAATGCGTTTTAATACCGATATTACCTCAAGTGAATCATGCAGTTCTCAGAGGACAACATCAAAGACGTTTTAGAAGTCAAAGAGCGACTAACATCTGAGATCCAAAAGCACAAAGAAGAGATTGAATTTTTGGAAAAAAATCTCACAATAATCAACTCCATATTAAAACAGCAAAGCTTCACAAAGGCTTCTTCATTAAAGGAAACAAAAACAGAGACGCCCAAAGACGACTATTCTGTTCCGCTCAAGAGAAGCACGGACGGTTCTTTAATCGGAAATGCACACATCACACCTAGTCAGGTTTCAATTGTTTTGGATAATACTCTGAATCTCAAAGAAGACATGCATCCATTCAAGTCATTTTTCTTGGAAAGAATAATTGGTGAGATGAAGAAAAAAGACGTTGCTGAGCTTGAGCGTGGAGCATTAACTGAGGATGCCATGATTAATTGTCTTGTAAACAAAGATGGAGTATTATTACGAGAGATAATAATCAAAAATTATCGCCAAAAAGAGCGAGTAAACGAGATAATAAGCACCGCAACATGGTCGCTTTCAAAAATGATTGAAAATTCCAAGTGATATAATGGATAAAATCATAGTTTTGGATTTTGGCTCGCAATACAGTCACCTCATATGTAGAAGAATACGCGAATTTTTCGTTTATGCAGAACTAGTCCCATTTGACACGCCACTCGAGAAGATAAAAGAAATAAATCCAAAAGGAATAATCTTTTCTGGTGGTCCATCCAGTGTTTACAACAAGGACTCGCCAAGGCCAGACTCGAAGATCTTTGAGCAAAAATTGCCCTTGCTCGGAATTTGTTATGGACACCAGTTGATAGTTGATAATTTTGGAGGCAAAGTAAAGCGTGCAAACAAGGAATACGGCCACTCTACCCTAACAATAGATAATGATTCCAGTCTTTTGGGCGGAGTTGGAAATTCGCTGCGAGCATGGATGAGTCATGGGGATGAGGCTGAAAACATTCCTGAGGGCTTTGAGATAATTGGGCACACAGAACGATCACATGCAGCGGCAATCGCAAATAAAAAAGAATCAATCTATGGAATCCAATTCCATCCAGAGGTAGTCCACACAGAAAACGGGATCAGAATTCTCAAAAACTTTGTTCTCAACATTTGTGATGCAAAACAGGAATGGACAATGGAAAGCTTTGTAGAAAAAACAGTAAATGAGATTTCAAAAATAGATGGAAATGTGTTATGCGGAGTAAGTGGTGGTATTGACTCGACCGTTGCCGCACTTTTGATTCACAAGGCAATAGGAAATAGACTAAAGTGTGTTTTTGTGGATAATGGTCTTTTGCGATTAAACGAAGAACACGAAATTGAGAAAATGTTCAAAGAGAATTTTGCTGTAAACTTTACCCCAGTTAATGCAAAACGGCGCTTTTTGGATAAGCTAAAGGAAGTAACAGATCCTGAGAAAAAAAGGAAAATAGTTGGCGAAGAGTTTGTTAGGATTTTTACCGAATTTGCTGAAAAAAATGGGCCATTCAAGTGGCTTGCACAGGGAACACTATATCCTGATGTCATAGAAAGTGGAGTCTCAAAGGGGCCTGCAGCAGTCATAAAAACACATCATAATGTTGGTGGACTGCCAGACTGGCTCAAGCTAGAAGTTCTTGAGCCATTAAGGGAATTATACAAAGATGAAGTAAGAAAGGTTGCAGCACTTTTGGGTGTTCCAAAAAAACTACTCATGCGTCATCCATTTCCAGGCCCTGGCCTTGCAGTAAGAATTATCGGAGAAGTTACAGAGAAAAAATTACAAATTGCAAAAATTGCAAGTAAAATTGTTGAGGAAGAATTAGAGGTTGCCGGCTGGTATGAAAAAGTATGGCAAGCGTATGCATCAGTTGGTGATGACAAGGCAGTTGGAGTGGTAGGCGATGAGCGCAAATATGGCAACATTGTCATGGTTCGGGTGGTCGAGTCAATCGACGCCATGACTGCAGATTGGACAAGGCTGCCACATGAAATTCTGGCAAAAATAAGCAATCGGATTACAAATGAGATTGACGACGTTACCTGGGTATCATATGTGATATCAAGCAAGCCGCCTGCCACAATAGAGCCACAATAAGAAAATTACGTCGAAGACAAACGATTTTGTAGTAATTTATTTAACAATATCAGATCAGTTCTTTTATGTGAGGAAAATTTTATGCGTAATTGCTGCTCTGCTAGTCA belongs to Candidatus Nitrosotenuis cloacae and includes:
- the guaA gene encoding glutamine-hydrolyzing GMP synthase codes for the protein MDKIIVLDFGSQYSHLICRRIREFFVYAELVPFDTPLEKIKEINPKGIIFSGGPSSVYNKDSPRPDSKIFEQKLPLLGICYGHQLIVDNFGGKVKRANKEYGHSTLTIDNDSSLLGGVGNSLRAWMSHGDEAENIPEGFEIIGHTERSHAAAIANKKESIYGIQFHPEVVHTENGIRILKNFVLNICDAKQEWTMESFVEKTVNEISKIDGNVLCGVSGGIDSTVAALLIHKAIGNRLKCVFVDNGLLRLNEEHEIEKMFKENFAVNFTPVNAKRRFLDKLKEVTDPEKKRKIVGEEFVRIFTEFAEKNGPFKWLAQGTLYPDVIESGVSKGPAAVIKTHHNVGGLPDWLKLEVLEPLRELYKDEVRKVAALLGVPKKLLMRHPFPGPGLAVRIIGEVTEKKLQIAKIASKIVEEELEVAGWYEKVWQAYASVGDDKAVGVVGDERKYGNIVMVRVVESIDAMTADWTRLPHEILAKISNRITNEIDDVTWVSYVISSKPPATIEPQ
- a CDS encoding 6-hydroxymethylpterin diphosphokinase MptE-like protein — protein: MLILELMITGWNSKYRKIIQEFGYKIQDDRKAAVMLNSILHRQFSAQKLKKTIQGKPIFVVGSGPSLKSALPALKKHKDVIKICADTALSFLVKNGIKPHIIITDLDGDADLIKKISKTSVIIVHAHGDNITKLETVRDFKNCIGTTQTEKIGKIENFGGFTDGDRCVFLANHFGASRIFLFGMDFGPKIGVHSKTKKSERKIKLKKLEYAEMLLEWLAKKTRSELYTLSKPPKGFKRINYKELEIYASS